A single Cottoperca gobio chromosome 3, fCotGob3.1, whole genome shotgun sequence DNA region contains:
- the LOC115004855 gene encoding ephrin-B2a-like yields MGRITCSCCAVILLAIISSCRAVTLESIHWSSSNAKFSPGQGLVLYPQIGDKMDIVCPRADASSVGNEEFYRVYLVSRSQMESCTIHKTDTPLLNCDKPHQDVKFTFKFQEFSPNLWGLEFLKGKDYYITSTSAGSLQGLDNTNGGVCKTKSMKLVLRVGQSASDPPSTLQESPTRFPPKRPKSKSKNPSAKENDIKNKTDSDSEAGQTNPGGGGGSEPGLLMWVVSGVVILLLVIIILLVVLWRRRNRHHHRVPDSQQSASVSLNTLAVAKRDSISSDNNGSDRSDVVFPMRASENMICRHYERVSGDYGPPVYIVQEIMPQSPTNMYYKV; encoded by the exons ATGGGGAGAATCACATGTAGCTGCTGTGCCGTGATCCTGCTGGCCATCATTAGCTCATGTCGTGCAGTCACTCTGGAGTCCATCCACTGGAGCAGCTCCAATGCAAA ATTTAGTCCAGGTCAGGGTCTGGTCCTGTATCCTCAGATCGGGGACAAGATGGATATTGTGTGTCCCCGGGCAGATGCTTCCTCGGTAGGAAACGAAGAGTTCTACCGAGTGTACCTCGTCTCCAGAAGTCAGATGGAGAGCTGCACCATCCACAAGACGGACACGCCCTTGCTGAACTGTGACAAGCCGCACCAGGACGTAAAGTTCACGTTCAAGTTCCAGGAGTTCAGCCCCAACCTGTGGGGTCTGGAGTTCCTAAAGGGGAAGGACTATTATATCACCT CCACCTCTGCAGGCTCTCTGCAGGGACTGGATAATACTAATGGAGGGGTGTGTAAAACCAAATCCATGAAGCTGGTGCTGAGAGTCGGCCAAA gCGCTTCAGATCCACCTTCAACCCTCCAGGAGTCCCCCACCAGGTTCCCACCCAAACGACCAAAGTCCAAGTCTAAGAACCCCTCTGCGAAGGAAAATGATATAAAGAACAAAACTG ACTCGGACTCAGAAGCAGGACAAACAAACCCCGGTGGTGGCGGTGGCTCTGAGCCAGGACTGCTCATGTGGGTCGTCTCTGGTGTTGTGATCCTACTTCTTGTCATCATCATTTTGCTGGTCGTGCTGTGGAGGCGCCGTAACCGTCACCATCACCGTGTCCCAGATAGCCAGCAGTCTGCCTCCGTGTCCCTCAACACTTTAGCCGTGGCAAAGCGGGACAGCATCAGCAGTGACAACAACGGCTCGGACCGCAGCGATGTTGTCTTTCCTATGCGAGCTTCTGAAAACATGATCTGTCGTCATTATGAGCGTGTGAGTGGCGACTACGGGCCCCCTGTGTACATAGTTCAGGAGATAATGCCCCAGAGTCCCACCAACATGTACTACAAGGTTTAA